A stretch of the Pseudomonas helvetica genome encodes the following:
- a CDS encoding LysR family transcriptional regulator — protein MDRLQAMRVFVTVVDLGSQSAAADHLDLSRPVVSRYLAELEDWVGARLMHRTTRKLSLTAAGTEILPRCRQMLDLSSDMQAAVSEPDDAPRGLLRISVSTSFGQAQLADAMAAYVKRFPGVSIDLQMLDRTVNLVDERIDLAIRTSNDLDPNLIARKLTVCRSVICASPAYLREHPTPQRVEELSQHNCLTHSYFGKSLWHFEQDGEQVSVPVQGNISANEASTLLRAAMAGAGVAMLPSYQAGVHIHSGELVRLLPHAEPRQMNMYAVYASRKHMPAALRSMLDFLVSRFPEEPAWDVGL, from the coding sequence ATGGATCGTCTCCAAGCAATGCGGGTGTTCGTCACCGTCGTCGACCTCGGCAGCCAGTCAGCCGCGGCCGATCACCTGGACCTGTCGCGCCCGGTGGTGTCGCGCTATCTGGCCGAACTGGAGGACTGGGTCGGGGCGCGCTTGATGCACCGCACCACGCGCAAACTCAGCCTGACCGCCGCCGGCACCGAGATCCTGCCGCGTTGCCGGCAGATGCTCGATCTGTCGAGCGACATGCAGGCCGCCGTCAGCGAGCCGGACGATGCGCCACGCGGCTTGCTGCGGATCAGCGTCAGCACCTCGTTCGGTCAGGCACAACTGGCGGACGCCATGGCGGCATACGTCAAACGCTTTCCCGGGGTCAGCATCGACCTGCAAATGCTCGACCGCACGGTGAACCTGGTGGACGAGCGCATAGACCTCGCGATCCGCACCAGCAACGACCTGGACCCGAACCTGATTGCCCGAAAGCTGACCGTCTGCCGTTCGGTGATCTGCGCCTCCCCCGCCTACCTGCGCGAACACCCGACGCCGCAACGGGTCGAGGAGTTGAGCCAGCACAATTGCCTGACCCACTCCTACTTCGGCAAAAGCCTCTGGCATTTCGAACAGGACGGCGAGCAGGTTTCGGTGCCGGTGCAGGGCAACATCAGCGCCAACGAAGCCAGCACGCTGTTGCGCGCAGCAATGGCCGGTGCCGGCGTGGCGATGCTGCCCAGCTACCAGGCCGGCGTGCATATCCACAGCGGCGAACTGGTGCGCCTGCTGCCACACGCCGAACCACGACAGATGAACATGTACGCGGTGTACGCCTCACGCAAACACATGCCCGCAGCGCTGCGCAGCATGCTGGATTTTCTGGTGTCGAGGTTTCCCGAAGAACCTGCGTGGGATGTGGGGCTTTAA
- a CDS encoding helix-turn-helix domain-containing protein, whose product MNKPALPSIPVFKLYGESLDWPTPDLLHCETISKRSREHQWEIKPHRHADLCQLLFVYKGQAELEIEGQRTQLSEAAIQILPPLSVHGFRFSEDVEGFVVTLAAPLVAHLQAQLGSSVNALAVAESYAAGSDADYLNSLFTALQNEYVGHQPAREMLMHSLVSVIMVWVSRQVIQRRAASQRPQRAREYLNGFIQLVEENYRQHVKVEDLAHRLGISVSHLNGTCRELAGQPALQIMHERQLLEAKRLLTYTSMTIYEMSDVLGFSDPTNFTRLFRRRVGISPKAFRDRLKADQDSEG is encoded by the coding sequence ATGAACAAGCCTGCCCTTCCTTCGATTCCCGTATTCAAACTCTATGGCGAGAGCCTGGACTGGCCGACCCCTGACTTGTTGCATTGCGAAACCATTTCCAAACGCAGCCGTGAACATCAATGGGAAATCAAACCCCATCGGCATGCCGATTTATGTCAGTTACTGTTTGTGTACAAAGGTCAGGCAGAGCTGGAGATCGAGGGGCAGCGCACGCAACTGAGCGAAGCCGCGATCCAGATCCTGCCACCGCTGTCGGTGCACGGCTTTCGTTTTTCCGAAGATGTAGAGGGATTTGTGGTGACACTGGCCGCGCCGCTGGTGGCTCATCTTCAAGCGCAGCTGGGCAGTTCGGTGAATGCCCTGGCAGTGGCGGAGAGTTACGCGGCAGGAAGCGATGCGGACTACCTCAACAGCCTGTTTACAGCCTTGCAGAATGAATACGTCGGGCACCAGCCTGCACGCGAAATGCTCATGCATTCGCTGGTCAGCGTGATCATGGTGTGGGTCAGCCGCCAGGTGATCCAGCGCCGCGCCGCCAGTCAGCGACCACAGCGTGCACGCGAATACCTCAACGGGTTTATTCAACTGGTGGAAGAGAATTATCGCCAGCACGTGAAGGTCGAGGATCTGGCACACCGGCTGGGAATTTCCGTGTCCCACCTCAACGGCACCTGCCGTGAGCTGGCGGGACAACCGGCATTGCAGATCATGCACGAGCGCCAGTTGCTGGAGGCCAAGCGACTGCTGACCTACACCAGCATGACCATCTACGAGATGTCGGATGTGTTGGGGTTCTCCGACCCGACCAATTTCACCCGGCTGTTTCGACGCCGCGTGGGGATCTCGCCGAAGGCGTTTCGGGATCGCTTGAAGGCTGATCAGGATAGCGAGGGCTAA
- the pobA gene encoding 4-hydroxybenzoate 3-monooxygenase, whose protein sequence is MKTLKTQVAIIGAGPSGLLLGQLLHNAGIATVIVERQTPDYVLGRIRAGVLEQGMVELLRQAGVSQRMDAEGLVHGGFQLALDGRQVHIDLHALTGGKTVMIYGQTEVTRDLMAARQSAGASTLYEASNVIPHGMKSAEPFLTFEKDGETWRLDCDYIAGCDGFHGVARQSIPADTLNIFERVYPFGWLGILADTPPVHDELVYARHARGFALCSMRSTTRTRYYVQVPADEKVEDWSDQRFWEELKSRLPQALADTLVTGPSIEKSIAPLRSFVVEPMQYGRMFLVGDAAHIVPPTGAKGLNLAASDVSTLFNILLKVYRDGRTELLEKYSEICLRRVWKAERFSWWMTSMLHTFEGSDAFSQRISESELEYFVDSEAGRKTIAENYVGLPYEAIE, encoded by the coding sequence ATGAAAACCCTCAAAACCCAAGTCGCGATTATCGGTGCCGGCCCCTCTGGCCTGCTGCTCGGCCAGTTGCTGCACAACGCCGGCATTGCCACGGTCATTGTCGAACGCCAGACACCCGACTATGTACTGGGGCGAATCCGCGCCGGGGTCCTGGAGCAAGGCATGGTCGAGCTGTTGCGCCAGGCCGGCGTCAGCCAGCGCATGGACGCTGAAGGTCTGGTGCATGGCGGCTTCCAGCTGGCCCTCGATGGACGCCAGGTGCACATCGATCTACACGCGTTGACCGGCGGCAAAACCGTGATGATCTACGGTCAGACCGAAGTCACCCGCGACCTCATGGCCGCCCGTCAGTCGGCGGGGGCATCGACCCTCTACGAAGCCAGCAACGTAATACCTCACGGGATGAAATCCGCCGAGCCGTTCCTGACCTTTGAAAAGGACGGTGAAACCTGGCGCCTGGACTGCGACTACATTGCCGGTTGCGACGGCTTTCATGGTGTCGCACGGCAATCGATTCCCGCCGACACGCTGAACATATTCGAACGGGTCTACCCGTTCGGCTGGCTCGGTATACTCGCCGACACCCCGCCGGTCCACGATGAACTGGTGTACGCCCGCCATGCTCGCGGCTTCGCGTTGTGCAGCATGCGGTCGACCACACGTACCCGCTATTACGTTCAGGTGCCCGCTGACGAAAAGGTCGAGGACTGGTCCGATCAGCGCTTTTGGGAAGAGCTGAAATCGCGCCTGCCGCAGGCGCTTGCCGACACGCTGGTCACCGGTCCGTCGATTGAAAAAAGCATCGCGCCGCTGCGCAGTTTTGTGGTCGAGCCCATGCAGTACGGGCGGATGTTCCTGGTCGGCGACGCGGCCCATATCGTCCCGCCCACCGGCGCCAAAGGCCTGAACCTGGCCGCCAGCGACGTCAGCACCTTGTTCAACATTCTGCTCAAGGTCTACCGCGACGGCCGCACCGAGCTGCTGGAGAAGTACTCGGAAATCTGCCTGCGGAGAGTCTGGAAGGCCGAACGGTTTTCCTGGTGGATGACCTCGATGCTGCACACCTTCGAAGGCAGCGATGCCTTCAGCCAGCGCATCAGCGAGTCGGAGCTCGAGTACTTCGTCGACTCCGAAGCCGGTCGCAAAACCATTGCAGAAAATTACGTCGGGCTTCCGTACGAGGCTATCGAATAG
- a CDS encoding MDR family MFS transporter, with translation MTNLNQPDSTKPAIRSVLVSLMLAIFLGALDQTIVAVSMPAISAQFKDFSLLAWVIAGYMVAMTVAVPIYGKLGDLYGRRRLMLFGMGLFTLASVFCGMAQSMEQLVLARIFQGIGAGGMISVSQAIIGDIVPPRERGRYQGYFSSMYAVASVAGPVLGGYMTEYLSWRWVFLINLPLGIGAWLVANRTLMGLPVPQRKPVIDYLGTLLMIIGLTALLLGITQVGQGHSWRSSEVLGLLACALLTLTLFAWHERRAREPLLPMHLFANRNALLCWCTIFFTSFQAISLIVLMPLRFQSVTGAGADSAALHLLPLAMGLPMGAYFAGRRTSVTGRYKPMILTGALLTPIAILGMAFSPPQAMLISSAFMLLSGIAAGMQFPTSLVGTQNSVEQRDIGVATSTTNLFRSLGGAVGVALMSALLLALLQDSSFAHLTGSSLIAEGSSGNVLLDGLNAAPGETQNALRAELLLTFQHLLMVSAAVSLLGLAAAIAMPNKVLRGREDKVR, from the coding sequence GTGACCAATCTGAACCAGCCTGACTCCACCAAACCGGCCATCCGCAGCGTGTTGGTCTCCCTGATGCTGGCGATCTTTCTCGGGGCGCTGGATCAAACCATCGTCGCCGTCTCGATGCCGGCCATTTCAGCCCAGTTCAAGGATTTCAGCCTGTTGGCCTGGGTCATCGCAGGCTACATGGTGGCGATGACCGTGGCAGTGCCGATCTACGGCAAGCTCGGCGACCTTTACGGCCGTCGGCGGCTGATGCTGTTCGGCATGGGGTTGTTCACGCTGGCCTCGGTGTTTTGCGGCATGGCCCAGAGCATGGAGCAGTTGGTCCTCGCCAGGATTTTTCAGGGCATCGGCGCCGGCGGAATGATTTCGGTCAGCCAGGCGATCATCGGCGACATTGTGCCGCCCCGCGAACGCGGGCGTTATCAGGGCTATTTCAGCAGCATGTACGCAGTGGCCAGCGTGGCCGGGCCGGTGCTCGGCGGTTACATGACCGAGTACCTGTCGTGGCGCTGGGTGTTTCTGATCAACCTGCCGCTGGGCATCGGCGCCTGGCTGGTGGCCAACCGCACGCTGATGGGTTTGCCGGTGCCACAGCGCAAGCCGGTCATCGACTATTTGGGCACGCTGCTGATGATCATCGGCCTGACCGCGTTGCTGCTGGGTATCACTCAGGTTGGCCAAGGGCATTCGTGGCGCAGCAGCGAAGTGCTCGGGTTGCTGGCGTGTGCGCTGCTGACCCTGACGCTGTTCGCCTGGCATGAGCGGCGGGCGCGCGAGCCGTTGCTGCCGATGCACCTGTTCGCCAACCGCAATGCGCTCCTCTGCTGGTGCACGATTTTCTTCACCAGTTTCCAGGCGATTTCGCTGATCGTGCTGATGCCGCTGCGTTTCCAGAGTGTCACCGGGGCCGGAGCCGACAGCGCGGCGCTGCACTTGTTGCCGTTGGCGATGGGGTTGCCGATGGGCGCCTACTTCGCCGGTCGCCGGACCTCGGTGACCGGTCGTTACAAACCGATGATCCTGACAGGCGCCCTGCTCACCCCGATCGCAATTCTCGGCATGGCGTTCAGCCCGCCGCAAGCGATGCTCATCAGCAGCGCCTTCATGTTGCTCAGTGGCATTGCCGCCGGCATGCAGTTCCCGACCTCATTGGTCGGCACGCAAAACTCGGTGGAGCAACGCGACATCGGCGTCGCCACCAGCACCACCAACCTGTTTCGCTCACTTGGTGGCGCGGTCGGCGTGGCATTGATGTCGGCCTTGTTGCTGGCGCTGTTGCAGGATTCGAGTTTCGCCCATTTGACCGGCTCGTCGCTGATCGCCGAAGGCAGTTCCGGAAACGTTTTGCTCGATGGCCTGAACGCCGCACCGGGCGAGACTCAAAACGCCTTGCGCGCCGAGCTGCTGCTGACCTTCCAGCATTTGCTGATGGTCAGCGCAGCGGTGTCGTTGCTGGGGCTGGCGGCGGCGATTGCGATGCCGAACAAGGTGTTGCGCGGGCGGGAAGACAAGGTTCGCTGA
- a CDS encoding ATPase, which translates to MSMRNDANDDFDDVPSLRADPHDADDFPTAAAAREHSGVHARSASRGKVKVPSTGPLWALVGALLFAFAGLAWWSFQQISLMEQQLVATQESFARISEEAAGRLQDISGKVVASQSNVTSDSEALKLKIKQLETKLVEQNQQQQGVVGQASDLDKRLAQIAAQSVEQHAVNAQLQTDLKALSADVATLKNTPSDTSKFDAQLKSLGAEIAALKKQGNPSAAIERLEQELVVIKSQQDSRPATAQGSNAKVAEFDAFRGQVTRNITTLQSQIQNLQQQLNARP; encoded by the coding sequence ATGTCCATGCGTAACGATGCCAACGACGACTTCGACGATGTACCGAGCCTGCGTGCCGACCCTCACGATGCCGACGATTTTCCAACCGCCGCCGCTGCCCGTGAACACTCCGGCGTACATGCGCGAAGCGCGAGCCGGGGCAAAGTAAAAGTCCCGAGCACCGGCCCGTTGTGGGCCTTGGTCGGGGCGTTGCTGTTCGCTTTTGCCGGCCTTGCCTGGTGGAGCTTTCAGCAGATCTCGCTGATGGAGCAGCAACTGGTCGCGACCCAGGAAAGTTTTGCCCGCATCAGCGAGGAAGCCGCCGGGCGCTTGCAGGATATTTCCGGCAAAGTGGTCGCCAGTCAGTCGAACGTCACCAGCGACAGCGAAGCGCTGAAACTGAAAATCAAGCAACTTGAAACCAAACTGGTGGAGCAGAACCAACAGCAGCAAGGCGTAGTCGGCCAAGCGTCGGACCTGGACAAGCGGCTGGCACAGATCGCTGCGCAAAGCGTTGAGCAACATGCCGTCAACGCTCAATTGCAAACCGACCTGAAAGCCCTGAGCGCTGATGTGGCGACCCTGAAAAATACCCCGAGCGACACCAGCAAGTTCGATGCCCAGCTGAAAAGCCTGGGTGCCGAAATCGCCGCCTTGAAGAAACAAGGCAACCCGAGCGCGGCGATCGAGCGCCTGGAGCAAGAATTGGTAGTGATCAAAAGCCAGCAGGACAGCCGCCCGGCCACGGCTCAAGGCAGCAATGCGAAAGTCGCCGAGTTCGACGCCTTCCGTGGCCAGGTCACACGCAACATCACCACCTTGCAGAGCCAGATTCAGAACCTGCAGCAGCAGCTCAACGCTCGACCTTGA
- a CDS encoding NAD(P)-dependent oxidoreductase: MKILVTGASGFIGGRFARFALEQGLDVRVNGRRAEGVEHLVRRGAEFVQGDLSDPELVRELCADVEAVVHCAGAVGLWGRYQDFHQGNVLVTENVVEACLKQNVRRLVHLSSPSIYFDGRDHLGLTEEQVPKRFKHPYAATKYLAEQKVFGAQEFGLEVLALRPRFVTGAGDMSIFPRLLNMQRKGRLAIIGNGLNKVDFTSMQNLNEAMLSCLLATGSALGKAYNISNGVPVPLWDVVNYVMRQMDVPQVTRHRSYGLAYSIAALNEGFCALWPGRPEPTLSRLGMQVMNKNFTLDISRARHYLDYDPKVSLWTALDEFCGWWKAQDPGAK; the protein is encoded by the coding sequence ATGAAAATTCTGGTCACCGGCGCAAGCGGCTTCATTGGCGGGCGCTTTGCGCGTTTCGCCCTGGAGCAGGGCCTGGACGTGCGGGTCAACGGCCGCCGGGCCGAAGGCGTCGAACATCTGGTACGGCGGGGCGCGGAGTTCGTTCAGGGCGATTTGAGTGACCCGGAACTGGTTCGCGAGCTGTGCGCAGACGTCGAAGCCGTGGTGCATTGCGCGGGTGCGGTGGGGCTTTGGGGGCGCTATCAGGACTTCCATCAGGGCAACGTGCTGGTCACCGAAAACGTGGTCGAAGCCTGCCTGAAACAGAACGTCCGGCGGCTGGTGCACTTGTCGTCGCCGTCGATCTACTTCGATGGCCGTGACCACTTGGGGCTGACCGAAGAACAGGTACCCAAGCGCTTCAAGCATCCTTATGCAGCGACCAAATACCTGGCTGAGCAAAAAGTCTTCGGTGCTCAGGAGTTTGGTCTTGAAGTACTGGCCCTGCGCCCGCGCTTTGTCACTGGAGCCGGTGACATGAGCATTTTCCCGCGTCTGTTGAACATGCAGCGCAAAGGGCGTTTGGCAATCATCGGCAACGGCCTGAACAAGGTCGATTTCACCAGCATGCAGAACCTCAACGAAGCCATGCTCAGCTGTTTGCTGGCGACGGGATCGGCGCTTGGCAAGGCCTACAACATCAGCAACGGCGTGCCGGTGCCGCTGTGGGATGTGGTCAATTATGTAATGCGCCAGATGGACGTCCCGCAGGTGACTCGTCATCGCTCCTACGGTTTGGCCTACAGCATTGCGGCGCTGAACGAGGGCTTTTGCGCACTCTGGCCGGGGCGTCCGGAACCGACCCTGTCACGTTTGGGCATGCAAGTGATGAACAAAAACTTCACCCTCGATATCAGCCGCGCCAGGCATTATCTGGACTACGATCCCAAGGTCAGTCTGTGGACGGCGCTCGATGAGTTTTGCGGCTGGTGGAAGGCCCAGGACCCGGGCGCAAAATAA
- a CDS encoding LysR family transcriptional regulator ArgP, which produces MFDYKLLSALAAVVEQAGFERAAQVLGLSQSAISQRIKLLEARIGQPVLVRATPPAPTEIGRRLLNHVQQVRLLERDLQSLVPALDEEGLPERLRIALNADSLATWWAEAVSDFCAEQHLLLDLVVEDQTVGLKRMRAGEVAACVCASERPVAGARSVLLGAMRYRALASPAFIARHFPHGVRADQLARTPALVFGPDDFLQHRYLASLGVEGGFEHHLCPSSEGFIRLTEAGLGWGLVPELQVREQLERGVLVELLPDKPIDVPLYWHHWRNGGQLLGLLTEHLVRLSRQWLVPLD; this is translated from the coding sequence ATGTTCGACTATAAATTGCTGTCCGCCCTTGCTGCGGTGGTTGAGCAGGCCGGGTTCGAGCGTGCTGCCCAGGTGTTGGGGTTGTCGCAATCGGCGATCTCCCAGCGCATCAAGTTGCTCGAAGCGCGGATCGGCCAGCCGGTGCTGGTGCGGGCTACACCGCCGGCGCCGACCGAGATTGGCCGGCGTTTGCTCAACCATGTGCAGCAGGTGCGTTTGCTGGAGCGCGATCTGCAAAGCCTGGTGCCGGCGCTGGACGAAGAAGGCTTGCCGGAACGCCTGCGCATCGCCCTCAACGCCGATAGCCTGGCCACGTGGTGGGCCGAGGCGGTGAGTGACTTTTGCGCCGAGCAACATCTATTGCTCGACCTGGTAGTGGAAGATCAGACGGTTGGCCTCAAACGCATGCGCGCCGGCGAAGTGGCGGCGTGCGTGTGTGCCAGCGAGCGTCCGGTGGCGGGCGCCCGCAGTGTATTGCTGGGCGCCATGCGTTACCGCGCGCTGGCCAGCCCGGCGTTTATTGCCCGGCATTTTCCCCACGGGGTCAGGGCCGATCAGTTGGCGCGCACGCCGGCGCTGGTGTTTGGCCCGGATGACTTTTTGCAGCACCGTTATCTGGCGTCATTGGGCGTGGAGGGTGGTTTCGAACATCATTTGTGCCCGTCATCCGAAGGTTTTATCCGTCTGACTGAAGCCGGTCTGGGCTGGGGGCTGGTGCCGGAGTTGCAGGTGCGTGAACAGCTTGAGCGCGGTGTGCTGGTGGAGTTGTTGCCAGATAAACCGATTGATGTGCCGTTGTACTGGCATCATTGGCGCAATGGTGGCCAGTTGCTGGGGTTACTCACCGAGCATCTGGTACGTTTATCCAGGCAGTGGCTGGTGCCGTTGGACTGA
- a CDS encoding ACT domain-containing protein, with translation MAGETSLNTLLRSMSPQLNDGEYVFCTIRDGHLPKDCEIIGSFREQEGLTVILERSQAEKAGLSFDYLAAWITLNVHSALEAVGLTAAFATALGQAGISCNVIAGYYHDHLFVGQADAKRAMSVLRQLAANAE, from the coding sequence ATGGCTGGCGAAACCTCATTGAACACCCTGCTGCGCAGCATGAGCCCGCAGCTCAACGACGGCGAATACGTGTTCTGCACGATTCGCGACGGTCATCTGCCGAAGGACTGCGAAATCATCGGCAGTTTCCGCGAACAGGAAGGCCTGACGGTGATCCTTGAGCGCTCGCAAGCCGAAAAGGCCGGGTTGAGTTTCGACTATCTGGCGGCGTGGATCACCCTCAACGTGCATTCGGCCCTCGAAGCCGTTGGCCTGACCGCCGCCTTCGCCACCGCCCTCGGCCAGGCCGGGATCAGCTGCAACGTGATTGCCGGCTATTACCACGACCATTTGTTTGTCGGCCAGGCCGACGCCAAACGCGCGATGTCGGTACTGCGGCAACTCGCGGCCAACGCGGAGTAA
- a CDS encoding LysE/ArgO family amino acid transporter produces the protein MWQSYVNGLLVAAGLIMAIGTQNAFVLAQSLRREHHLPVAALCVTCDALLVAAGVFGLATILAQNPLLLAIARWGGAAFLLWYGSLALRRACSRQSLQQGENQTVRSLRAVLLSALAVTLLNPHVYLDTVLLIGSLGAQQTVPSAYVVGAASASLLWFFTLALGAAWLAPWLARPSTWRTLDLLVAVMMFAVAFQLISAA, from the coding sequence ATGTGGCAAAGCTATGTGAACGGCCTGTTGGTCGCTGCGGGACTGATCATGGCGATCGGTACGCAAAATGCGTTCGTGCTGGCGCAAAGCCTGCGCCGCGAACATCACCTGCCGGTGGCGGCGCTCTGCGTGACCTGCGATGCGTTGCTGGTGGCCGCCGGGGTGTTCGGGCTGGCGACGATCCTCGCGCAAAATCCACTGTTGCTGGCAATCGCCCGTTGGGGCGGCGCGGCCTTCCTGCTGTGGTACGGCAGCCTGGCCCTGCGTCGCGCCTGTTCCAGGCAAAGCCTGCAACAGGGTGAAAACCAGACCGTGCGTTCATTGCGCGCGGTATTGCTCAGTGCATTGGCGGTGACCCTGCTCAACCCTCATGTGTATCTGGACACGGTGTTGCTGATCGGCTCTCTCGGGGCCCAACAAACAGTGCCGAGCGCTTATGTGGTGGGCGCGGCCAGTGCATCACTGCTGTGGTTTTTCACCCTGGCGCTGGGTGCCGCGTGGCTGGCGCCGTGGCTGGCACGCCCGAGCACCTGGCGGACTCTCGACCTGCTGGTGGCGGTGATGATGTTTGCCGTGGCCTTTCAACTGATCAGCGCCGCCTGA
- a CDS encoding superoxide dismutase, whose protein sequence is MAFELPPLPYAHDALQPHISKETLEYHHDKHHNTYVVNLNNLVPGTEFEGKTLEQIVKTSSGGIFNNAAQVWNHTFYWNCMAPNAGGQPTGALADAINAAFGSFDKFKEEFTKTSIGTFGSGWGWLVKKADGSLALASTIGAGNPLTSGDTPLLTCDVWEHAYYIDYRNLRPKYVEAFWNLVNWKFVAEQFEGKTFTA, encoded by the coding sequence ATGGCTTTCGAATTGCCGCCACTGCCTTACGCACACGATGCACTGCAGCCGCACATTTCCAAGGAAACGCTGGAATATCACCACGACAAGCACCACAACACCTACGTCGTGAACCTGAACAACCTGGTGCCAGGCACCGAGTTCGAAGGCAAGACCCTGGAACAAATCGTCAAGACTTCTTCGGGTGGCATCTTCAACAACGCCGCTCAGGTCTGGAACCACACTTTCTACTGGAACTGCATGGCGCCAAACGCTGGCGGTCAACCAACCGGCGCACTGGCTGACGCAATCAACGCGGCTTTCGGTTCGTTCGACAAGTTCAAAGAAGAATTCACCAAGACTTCGATCGGCACCTTCGGTTCCGGTTGGGGCTGGCTGGTGAAAAAAGCTGACGGTTCCCTGGCCCTGGCCAGCACCATCGGCGCCGGCAACCCGCTGACCAGCGGTGACACCCCGCTGCTGACCTGCGACGTCTGGGAACACGCTTACTACATCGACTACCGCAACCTGCGTCCGAAGTACGTTGAAGCGTTCTGGAACCTGGTCAACTGGAAGTTCGTGGCTGAGCAGTTCGAAGGCAAAACCTTCACCGCTTAA